GCCAGATTCAAGTATGGTCATTTTGTCTGTACTCGGCATGTCTGTAACCATTATATTCCTGAACAGGCTTATATGGCAGCCACTGTACAGGAAAGCACTGGCTAAATATAAATTCGATTAAAGAGGCGGGAATGCTTGCAGAAATAAAGAATGTATCGAAAAACTACGAAACAGACGGCAATAAACTATTTGTTCTTGACAATGTTAGTTTCTCAGTGGAAGATAACGATTTTATATGCATCGTTGGACCTTCGGGATGCGGAAAAAGCACTCTTTTGCGAATAATCGTAGGACTTGAAACCCCCACATCCGGAGAAGTGCTTTTTAAAGGCGAAGTAATTTCACCCGATAATCCCAAGGTAGCCATGGTTTTCCAGAATTTCGCGCTTTTCCCATGGCTTACTGTTCAGGAGAACATAGAGCTTGTACTTGAATCGATGAAATTACAGAAAAAAGAAGAGGAGAAGAAAGCCTGCAAATATATAAGAGCCGTGGGACTGGATGGCTTTGAAAAGGTTTATCCGCGTGAACTTTCTGGCGGCATGAAGCAGAGGGTGGGGTTTGCACGCGCTCTTGCAGTTGAGCCTGTATTATTATGCATGGATGAACCATTCTCATCGCTTGATGCTCTCACCTCCCAGAACTTAAAAGACGAACTGCTGATGCTGTGGGCTGAAGCCAGCATGCCGCCTGATGCGGTAATCATGGTTACTCATAATGTGGAGGAAGCGGTGTACATGGCTAATCGCATAATCATCCTTTCAGCGCGCCCGGGAAAAGTTGTGGCTGACTTGAGAATCGAATTAGCAAGACCCCGCAACAGGAAAGACCCGGAGTTCTATCGATGGGTTGATAAGGTGTATTCACTAATAGTATAATCTATGATTTTCCCGAAGGCAACAATCAGCGAAATTACAGGACTGCTTGAAGCAGTCAATGATGCAGGAGGGGTAGAGGATGCCGCACGTCTTGCTGCCGATTTTGATCTTGAACTTGATGAGATACTCCCTTCTATCGATGGTGCTGAATTGCTCGGGTTTGTTACAGTTACAAACGGCAATATCGAACTCACCGGAGATGCCCAGAAACTTCTTGACACAGGTATACGGGAAAGAAAAAAAATCATAAGGGAGAAAGTTGCAGGCGTGGAGATAATAAAAGAGCTCAAGAATAAACTCCTGGAATCGAATGAGCGCAAAATGAGTAAAGAAGATGCCCTAAAAATTATTCAGAAAAGTATTTCCACTGCCGATATTGGGAGTTATTTAAAGATAATTATTAATTGGACAAGACACGCTGGATTGATAGGCTATAACAGCGATTCCGAGGAGATATTCCTTATGTCCAGGGAGTGAGGGAAAAGATTTAAGTATCGATGCGGTAAACAACCTATTCATGTTCGATAGTCCTATGCAATTACTCTTGATTTTGATTGTAGCCCTGTTCTTATTCGGTCCCAACAAACTTCCAGAAATGGCTCGTTCCCTGGGTAAGGCTGTAGGGGAATTCAAGAAAGCACAGGTGGAATACGAATATGAGCTAAAACGATTGGATAAACCACTGGATGACAGAGACATAAAAATCCATAATTTAGCGATAGAAATGGGCATAGATGTAAGAAACAAGACATCTGAACAGCTTGTTGAAGAAATACGCTCCAAGATAAAATCGAATGAGAGTTCACCTGTGAAAGCGGCAGGGTAGCATGCTTTCCAGTGCAAAGATTTAAGTTCCAAAGAATAAATAATACACTCATGCTTGATAGTGAGACAATATTACTAGTGATAATAGTAGCCATAATTTTATTCGGCTCAAGTAAGATTCCAGAGCTTGCACGTTCACTCGGCAAAGCCACTGGCGAGTTTAAGAAAGCACAGCGTGAGACCGAACTCGAATTGAAGGATTTTGAGAAATCGGTCAGGGAAGGTAAATCTCAGGATGAAAAAACCTCGAAGATAAAACAGATGGCTTCCGACCTTGGTATAACTACTGAAGGAAAAAGCGACGAGCAATTGCTGGATGAAATAAAGAAAAAAATGCCAACTGTAAAATCCGAAAAATAAAAATAAAAAATTTATTTCTTCTTTGACTTTTCCTTTAACAGGAATTTTAATAAATCCTTACTGAGGCGCGTCTCCCTTCCCAGTCTATCCAGAACCGCAGACTCGGATAAGCCTTCTCTTTTGAGTTCATCCATCCTGTCGAACACGGCAGGTTTTACCTCGGAATATTCATTAATGTCTTTTCTATGCCCCCACACATCCCCTTCCAGTAATGCTATGCCCTGCATATCAAGAAACATTCGTGTTGAATCCGATATCGTCTTGATATACGAACTTGGTATATGTATGGCTTTCACATTGGGGCATGTCTGCACCAGTGTGAAGATGTCTTTGTTTGATGGTCTGAAGGCAAGATGAATTATCTTTTCGCCTGTTCCAAGGGAATTGATTTCCTCTTTAGAGCTTACTACTCGAATCCTCATATTATTTTACCTCTTTATTTTAGATTGTATTTACTATGACTTTTTCACATTGTATAGAAATTAATCCAAACACTCAAGAGACATCTACAATTTCACCATATAAATAATCTTCGCTTTTTAAGCGATATTTGAAACAAGTTAATGTATGTCTCATACTTTTTCAATCCTGTTTTTTGCAACGAGATTGGCTATCCGCGCTGCATAAGCTCCTGCTACAAAACCCGCATCTATATTTACCACGGCAAGAACAGAACAGGACTGGAGCATGGATAGAAGCGCGGCTTCGCCTTTGCCTCCCGCACCATATCCTGTTGAAACAGGAACCCCGATTACAGGTACATCAACCAGTCCCGCCACTATTGCAGGAAGCGTGCCTTCACGTCCTGCCGCTACCACAATCGAATCCACACCTGCCTCAACAAGCCTTGTTAATTCAGGAAATAGCCTGTGAATTCCTGCCACGCCCACATCGTATATGGCGGTAACGGAACAGCCCATCTCCGCTGCTATCAGCTTTGCCTCCTCCGCAACCGGGATATCAGCGGTACCGGCAGAAATAACGCCAACCCTGCCGCCTGTTCTTGCAACAGAATCGCCGATAACAACAATTCTTGCACGCCCAAACCATCTGATATTCGACCCCATCTCTTCGGTCAGTGATTTCAGCGCTGTGTAATTCTCTTCACTTGCCCGGGTTATAATAGCTCTCCCTTCATTCTTCAGATGAATACGTGCTATAGAGACTACTTCATCGCATGTCTTGCAATCGGCTATAATAGCTTCGGGGATGCCCACCCTCTTTGCGCGATGGGTGTCAACTCTTGCGATATCTGATAACAACTCATAGTTGGTTATCCGAAGCTGTCTTTCCGCATCTTCAAGGCTCATCTCATTATTTTTTAATTTTTTTAGTATACGAGACAGCTCCATGCACTGAAATACGCTGGCATATAGATTATTCTTACGCATCAAAACGCTAAGAACTGCACGCAATAAGATAAAAACCAAAAGCTTAAATATAAAATAATATGTTAGTTGAGAGCTAAAAACGGATAGATTTAAAGCGAAAAAAGGCAAAACGTACTTGCCAAAAACGGAAGGTTTGATGATATGCGAGTTAAATTACTTAATTTGATACTATTGTTAACATTACCAGGATTTATTCTAATTTTAATCCCAGCAGCGACTGCTTCAGAAAATTCATGTATCGATTGCCATAAAACAGTAACCCCTTTTACCGAAGAGCAAAAGCGGTTCAACCAGATCAGAATCGAGCATCTTGAAAGACAGGTCACATGTTCTCTTGCATGCCACGAAGATAGAATAAGAAACCTCACCACTACAAATTATCAGCAGTGGTCTGAATCTGTTCATGCCCTGAAAGGAGTTGCTTGCGATGCCTGCCATGGGGGAGATCCAACGCAAGCCACCAAAGAGAAAGCACATGCAAACATTAAGAACATCACAGACCCTGAAAGCCCTGTCTATTACACCAATGTTCCAAATACCTGCGGAAAATGTCATTCCAAAGAGCTGACTAATTTTGAAAACAGCACACATTACAGGAAGCTTGAGGCATTGCAACTCGCTCCGACATGCACGACGTGCCATGTCCCTCATACATTTACGGTCCTGAATCCTGAAGATTTCAGGACTACCTGCGGAACCTGTCATTCGGTGTATAAAAAGATAGCACCATACGACATCCCGCTCAGGGCAGAGGATTTGCTTGGAAAGGTAAATAAATTGAAATTCAATATTGAAACGGCAAGGCAGGATATTTTCTGGGCAAAAGAAAATGGAACTGATGTAAGCCAGGCGCAAGCGTACACAGATAATGCATTAAATACGCTGGATAATCTGGCGCCTATGTGGCATGAATTCAACCTCACGCATTTCGAGAATGAAATAGATGCAGCCAGCACGGAAGTAATGAAAGCTGAGGAGCTCGTAAAACCATCACCCACTCCGACTATAACGCAGGTTCCCAAAACACCAGGATTTATCAGCCTGGCAGGATTGATCGCACTACTTGCCGTATCGTATCTGATAAGAAGGAAATAGAGACCGAAGGATGACAAAAACGATTTCTGAACAGCAGAGAACCTCTATTGTTATACGGGTGAGATGATAATGCATCAACATCTGAAAAGAGCATTTACCTTATTAGCGCTCGGGATAATTGCTTTTATCTTAGTAAGATCCATGATCGTCCCTGACTCTTTCGGGCAGTACGGATGGTATAGGGGTGACTCGGTTCTTGAAATCAGGAATTTTCCAGTAGAGCATGCGGGTTCGGTGAGTTGCGGGGCAGAGAACTGTCACCAGACCATTTATTCTGTATGGATAAATGGCTCTCACAAAACCATAAATTGTGAGACCTGTCATGGTCCTGCAGAACAGCATGTCAGTAACATAAGGATAATGCCGTCTCCTGCAAATGATTCAAGGGACTATTGCGGTCTGTGCCACTTCAAGCGGGCAGCCAGACCTCCGGATTTCCTGCAGATCGACCCTGATATCCATGGTGAGAATCTACAATGCACATATTGCCATAACCCTCATAAGCCAGGGTTTGTTTAATTGGAGGAAAATGGACATATCAAGGCGAGAATTCACTAAACTGGGATGCAGGGTTATTATCGCCGGGGCGGCAGGTACTGCTATTATCGAATCCATCGTTAGAAACGGCAGTGGTGCCGAAAACCCGAAAGGATACGATTGGAATGAACATTATTGGGGCTATGTCGTCGATACAAGAAAATGCATTGGATGCGGGAGATGCGCAAACGCGTGCAAGCTTGAAAACCATGTTCCTTTCGATGAACCTGTTTTTAGAACCTGGGTTGAAAGATACAGGATACTGAAAGATGGCGAAGTGAAAATAGATTCGCCTAACGGGAGCATCGATGGGTTCACAGATGACATTCCTGCCGAGGAGATCAAAAAGGCTTTCTATGTCCCCAAGATATGCAATCACTGCGAAAACCCTCCCTGTGTCCAGGTTTGTCCTGTCGGGGCTACGTATGAGACAAAGGACGGGGTTGTTCTGGTGGATTATGATTACTGCATAGGATGCCGGTATTGCATTCAGGGCTGCCCTTATGGTGCGAGATACTTTAACACAGAAAGGAGGACTGCTGATAAATGCACGTGGTGCTATCACAGGATTACCAGGGGTCTTTTACCTGCATGCGTCCAGGCATGCCCGGTCGGGGCACGGGTTTTTGGAGACCTGAAGGATCCGGAGAGCGCCGTCAATAAAATACTGGATAAAGAGCGGATCAATGTTCTTAAGCCCGACCTGGGAACGAAACCCAAGGTCTATTATGTTGGATTGGACAGGGAAGTGAAATGATGGATTTAATCTCAGGATATATATACCCAAATGAAGCAGAAATACAATGGAGCGTACTGATTGTATTGTATCCGTATATAACGGGTCTTGTCGCCGGAGCATTCATAGCATCATCCTTGTATCATGTTTTTGGTAAAAAAGAAGTTAAACCTGTGGCACGATTTGCCCTTCTCACTGCTCTCTCCTTCCTGTTCGTTGCGACTATGCCGCTGCTTACGCATCTTGGGCATCCGGAGCGTGGTATTGAAATCATGTTCACGCCGCATGTTACGTCTGCGATGTCAGGTTTTGGCTATATTTATTCATTTTATCTGGTTGTTGTGGTGCTTGAGATATGGCTTTCTTTCAGAGAAGATATTGTCAAAATGGCTTTGAATTCAAGAGGATGGAAGGAATTATTATATTCAGTGCTGGCACTTTTTTCATACGACATTTCTGAAAAAGCGCTGCACGATGATGAGAAACTCGCAAAGAAACTTGCCATCATAGGTATTCCGTCAGCGGCTTTCCTGCACGGCTATGTGGGCTTCATTTTCGGCGGGATTAAAGCAAATCCCTGGTGGTCAACTCCTCTTATGCCCATCATATTCCTGATGTCTGCAATTGTATCCGGCATCGCGCTTTTGATTTTACTCTATATTATTGCCATGAAGGTTCGAAAACATGCTATCGACCATAACTGTCTTCATTCTCTGGCGCATTATCTATGGATTTTCCTGATTTTAGACGTGGCACTGGAAATGCTTGAGCTTATAAGCATGAAATACGAATCGCTTGAGCAGCTCGAGATAATAAACAGGCTGCTTTCAGAGAAAATAGCTTTAACTTTCTATGGAGTTCAACTGACGCTTGGCATCATCATTCCATTCATACTTCTCCTGATGGTAGGTATTATGAAGAAAAGGGAAACCCTGAAAATGCTGATGATATCCATTTCTTCCATTTTTGTTCTGATAGGTGTATTTGCTATGCGGTGGAACGTGGTCATCGGAGGACAGGAGATATCCAAGAGCTTAAGCGGCACCCTTACATACGTCCCGGTTTTATTTGGTCAGGAAGGACTCCTGCCTGCGATTGTAATAATGATTATTCCATTTATTATTCTGAGGGTTGTGACGTATATCCTCCCGCCCTGGCAGGACATGGAAGAAAATATTGAGTGAAATCCGACAAAATCAATCGTAAGCTATTTATTGTATCAAATCATCACATTGTTACGAAGCGGAACAAAAAAAGGATAGTGAGTTCCGGGCTTAAGATAGGATGATTTGAACTACAATAACGGTGAAAACGAAAAATGTTTTCAAAAACTACAAAAATGCTCCACATACATGAATTAAAAATTTTATCTATATATATATTATTTGTATATTTTATTGCGTTTATCGCACCCGCCGGAGCATCGCATTTAGACGTTCTTAACAATTCATGCGTAGACTGCCACAGGACATTATCCCCTTTTACGGATGAGCAGAGCCGATTTAATGAAATAAGGCTGAACCATATTGAAAGAAACATATCCTGCTCGCTTGAATGCCATGAAGATGTAATAAGAAAAAGAGCAACCGACAATTTCCAGCAGTGGTCTGATTCTCTTCATTCAGAATATTATGTCACCTGCGATGCATGCCATGGTGGGAACCCAAATGCAAAAACAGAAGCAGATGCTCATGCTTCAATGAAGAACGTAAGCGATCCTAACAGTACCATTTATTTTAAAAACATACCCGATACCTGCGGAAAATGCCATGCTGATGTTCTTGATAATTTCAGGAATACCATGCATTATCAGAGACTGCGAGCTGAATCCCGCGCCCCTTCGTGCATTACCTGCCACCAGCCGCACACTTTCAAGGTACTCAAAGCATCTGAGCTTACCAATGTGTGCAGTGTTTGCCACAATCCGAAGGACAATATTGCACCCCCGGGCGTCCCGAATGACGCAAAGCAGGCACTTGAAAAGCAGAGCGAATTGCAGGATGAAATTTTAAAGGCAAAAAATACTGTTGCTGAAGCAAAAGCAAAGGGCATGGATGTCTCCACGGCCCAGATGGATATAGATGAAGCTGTGGCAGTTATGAATAATGCCCCATCTCTATGGCATGGATTTAATCTAAGGGACTTTAACACGCAAATCCAGAGCGGAATAGACTATGCCAAAAAAGCAGAATATACGGCATCCGGAGTTGAACCTACCGTGCCGCGCGTTCCCGGCGTAGGAATAGCGTTCGTGTTGGGAATT
The nucleotide sequence above comes from Candidatus Methanoperedens sp.. Encoded proteins:
- a CDS encoding ABC transporter ATP-binding protein — encoded protein: MLAEIKNVSKNYETDGNKLFVLDNVSFSVEDNDFICIVGPSGCGKSTLLRIIVGLETPTSGEVLFKGEVISPDNPKVAMVFQNFALFPWLTVQENIELVLESMKLQKKEEEKKACKYIRAVGLDGFEKVYPRELSGGMKQRVGFARALAVEPVLLCMDEPFSSLDALTSQNLKDELLMLWAEASMPPDAVIMVTHNVEEAVYMANRIIILSARPGKVVADLRIELARPRNRKDPEFYRWVDKVYSLIV
- a CDS encoding AAA-associated domain-containing protein, which encodes MIFPKATISEITGLLEAVNDAGGVEDAARLAADFDLELDEILPSIDGAELLGFVTVTNGNIELTGDAQKLLDTGIRERKKIIREKVAGVEIIKELKNKLLESNERKMSKEDALKIIQKSISTADIGSYLKIIINWTRHAGLIGYNSDSEEIFLMSRE
- a CDS encoding twin-arginine translocase TatA/TatE family subunit; the protein is MFDSPMQLLLILIVALFLFGPNKLPEMARSLGKAVGEFKKAQVEYEYELKRLDKPLDDRDIKIHNLAIEMGIDVRNKTSEQLVEEIRSKIKSNESSPVKAAG
- the tatA gene encoding twin-arginine translocase TatA/TatE family subunit encodes the protein MLDSETILLVIIVAIILFGSSKIPELARSLGKATGEFKKAQRETELELKDFEKSVREGKSQDEKTSKIKQMASDLGITTEGKSDEQLLDEIKKKMPTVKSEK
- a CDS encoding DUF1699 family protein, which translates into the protein MRIRVVSSKEEINSLGTGEKIIHLAFRPSNKDIFTLVQTCPNVKAIHIPSSYIKTISDSTRMFLDMQGIALLEGDVWGHRKDINEYSEVKPAVFDRMDELKREGLSESAVLDRLGRETRLSKDLLKFLLKEKSKKK
- the larB gene encoding nickel pincer cofactor biosynthesis protein LarB — its product is MELSRILKKLKNNEMSLEDAERQLRITNYELLSDIARVDTHRAKRVGIPEAIIADCKTCDEVVSIARIHLKNEGRAIITRASEENYTALKSLTEEMGSNIRWFGRARIVVIGDSVARTGGRVGVISAGTADIPVAEEAKLIAAEMGCSVTAIYDVGVAGIHRLFPELTRLVEAGVDSIVVAAGREGTLPAIVAGLVDVPVIGVPVSTGYGAGGKGEAALLSMLQSCSVLAVVNIDAGFVAGAYAARIANLVAKNRIEKV
- a CDS encoding cytochrome c3 family protein codes for the protein MILLLTLPGFILILIPAATASENSCIDCHKTVTPFTEEQKRFNQIRIEHLERQVTCSLACHEDRIRNLTTTNYQQWSESVHALKGVACDACHGGDPTQATKEKAHANIKNITDPESPVYYTNVPNTCGKCHSKELTNFENSTHYRKLEALQLAPTCTTCHVPHTFTVLNPEDFRTTCGTCHSVYKKIAPYDIPLRAEDLLGKVNKLKFNIETARQDIFWAKENGTDVSQAQAYTDNALNTLDNLAPMWHEFNLTHFENEIDAASTEVMKAEELVKPSPTPTITQVPKTPGFISLAGLIALLAVSYLIRRK
- a CDS encoding multiheme c-type cytochrome, yielding MIVPDSFGQYGWYRGDSVLEIRNFPVEHAGSVSCGAENCHQTIYSVWINGSHKTINCETCHGPAEQHVSNIRIMPSPANDSRDYCGLCHFKRAARPPDFLQIDPDIHGENLQCTYCHNPHKPGFV
- a CDS encoding 4Fe-4S dicluster domain-containing protein is translated as MDISRREFTKLGCRVIIAGAAGTAIIESIVRNGSGAENPKGYDWNEHYWGYVVDTRKCIGCGRCANACKLENHVPFDEPVFRTWVERYRILKDGEVKIDSPNGSIDGFTDDIPAEEIKKAFYVPKICNHCENPPCVQVCPVGATYETKDGVVLVDYDYCIGCRYCIQGCPYGARYFNTERRTADKCTWCYHRITRGLLPACVQACPVGARVFGDLKDPESAVNKILDKERINVLKPDLGTKPKVYYVGLDREVK
- the nrfD gene encoding polysulfide reductase NrfD; this translates as MMDLISGYIYPNEAEIQWSVLIVLYPYITGLVAGAFIASSLYHVFGKKEVKPVARFALLTALSFLFVATMPLLTHLGHPERGIEIMFTPHVTSAMSGFGYIYSFYLVVVVLEIWLSFREDIVKMALNSRGWKELLYSVLALFSYDISEKALHDDEKLAKKLAIIGIPSAAFLHGYVGFIFGGIKANPWWSTPLMPIIFLMSAIVSGIALLILLYIIAMKVRKHAIDHNCLHSLAHYLWIFLILDVALEMLELISMKYESLEQLEIINRLLSEKIALTFYGVQLTLGIIIPFILLLMVGIMKKRETLKMLMISISSIFVLIGVFAMRWNVVIGGQEISKSLSGTLTYVPVLFGQEGLLPAIVIMIIPFIILRVVTYILPPWQDMEENIE